The Dendropsophus ebraccatus isolate aDenEbr1 chromosome 3, aDenEbr1.pat, whole genome shotgun sequence genome includes a region encoding these proteins:
- the CCL28 gene encoding C-C motif chemokine 28 — protein MTALRLAAVLLCVLYISDAAFSVSSTRCCTQLGENVSKSLLKQVKRYSIQRQDGTCHLQAVLLHLKRKILCISPKNKKVEQWIKSQEGKSSVKQPSRNNRPGRKKRRDKLRNKKKKTKKRNQQLV, from the exons ATGACAGCTCTACGGCTGGCAGCTGTGctcctgtgtgtgctgtatatctcTGACG CAGCATTTTCTGTTTCAAGCACAAGATGTTGCACCCAACTAGGAGAAAATGTTTCGAAAAGTCTTTTAAAGCAAGTGAAGCGTTATAGCATTCAGAGACAGGATGGTACTTGTCACCTTCAAGCTGTGCT gtTGCACTTGAAACGCAAGATCCTATGTATTAGTCCTAAGAACAAGAAGGTAGAGCAATGGATCAAAAGTCAGGAAGGTAAAAGTTCTGTCAAACAACCATCCAGGAACAATCGcccaggaagaaaaaaaagacgGGATAAACTAAGGAACAAAAAGAAGAAGACCAAGAAAAGAAACCAACAGCTGGTGTAA